The Spirosoma sp. SC4-14 DNA window GCCAGGCATTCAGGCCGAACTGACTCCGCAACCGAAAATAATCCGATACAACTATCGGGGCAGTAACAAACTGAACGGTAAAGTAGCGCTTATTACAGGGGGCGACAGTGGCATTGGGCAGGCCGTAGCTGTTCATTTTGCCCGCGAAGGGGCCAATGTGGCTATCGTGTATACCGAGCGCGAAGAAGTTGATGCTCAAAAAACAAAGGAGCTTGTAGAAGCCGAAGGCCGACAGATTCTGCTACTCTCCGGCGATCTGAAAAAACCGGAATTCTGCGAGCAGGTGGTCGCAAAAACGGTGGAGACGTTCGGGAAACTCAACATAGTAGTCAACAACGCCGGACTTCAGCTTCAGCATAAAGTTTTCGAAGAAATGCAGGACGAAGATCTGGTCAGTACCTTCGAGACAAACATCTATTCGTTCTTTCGGGTAACAAAAGCTGCTCTGCCACATCTGCACGAAGGCGACAGCATTATCAATACAACCTCGGTTACGGCCTATCAGGGACGTGCCGATTTGCCCGAATACTCGTCGACCAAAGGTGCTATTATGGCCTTCACGCGGGCTTTATCGACCAATCTGGCCAGAAAAAAAATCCGTGTTAATGGTGTAGCACCGGGACCCATCTGGACTCCGCTTAATCCGGCATCGGTTTCGGCCAAAGAAGTAGCCAGTTTTGGCAAGGATGTTCCCATGAAACGCCCCGGTCAACCCAGCGAAGTAGCCCCAGCTTACGTCTATCTGGCATCCGACGACGCTTCCTACGTAACAGGTCAGGTTATTCACCCCAATGGTGGCACAATCATAAACGCCTAGCAATTAATAATTCCTATGGTACAAATGGAAATGGAAACCCCGGCGCAGCAACAGGATGTTCAGCCGGGCATCGAAGCCGATATGACCCCACAGCCAATCTACATCCGCGACGATTATCAGGGGTCGGGCAAATTAAATGAGAAAATAGCGCTCATTACCGGGGGCGATAGCGGTATTGGACGGGCAGTAGCCGTTCATTTTGCCCGCGAAGGAGCCGACGTAGCTATTATCTATCATCCCCGAGAGGAAGAAGATGCTCAGAAAACGAAAAGGTTAATCGAAACCGAAGAACAACGCTGTCTGCTTATTGCAGGCGATCTGCGAAAACTATCATTTATCCGAGAAGCCGTTGGCCAGGTGATCAGCACGTTTAACCGGGTGAATATTCTGGTGAACAATGCAGCAGTGCAATATCCGCAGAAAGAACTTACCGACATCCGCGATGATGATATGGTAGCTACCTTCGAGACCAACATTCTGTCGATGTTCAGG harbors:
- a CDS encoding SDR family oxidoreductase — encoded protein: MESKIPPQHQDVQPGIQAELTPQPKIIRYNYRGSNKLNGKVALITGGDSGIGQAVAVHFAREGANVAIVYTEREEVDAQKTKELVEAEGRQILLLSGDLKKPEFCEQVVAKTVETFGKLNIVVNNAGLQLQHKVFEEMQDEDLVSTFETNIYSFFRVTKAALPHLHEGDSIINTTSVTAYQGRADLPEYSSTKGAIMAFTRALSTNLARKKIRVNGVAPGPIWTPLNPASVSAKEVASFGKDVPMKRPGQPSEVAPAYVYLASDDASYVTGQVIHPNGGTIINA
- a CDS encoding SDR family oxidoreductase, whose amino-acid sequence is MVQMEMETPAQQQDVQPGIEADMTPQPIYIRDDYQGSGKLNEKIALITGGDSGIGRAVAVHFAREGADVAIIYHPREEEDAQKTKRLIETEEQRCLLIAGDLRKLSFIREAVGQVISTFNRVNILVNNAAVQYPQKELTDIRDDDMVATFETNILSMFRLTKEVLPHMGAYDSIINTTSITSYRGSESLLDYSSTKGAITAFTRSLSQHLVERTIRVNAVAPGPIWTPLIVASFDPEKVENFGKDTPMERAGQPAEVAPAYVFLASEDASYITGQVMHVNGGTVINS